One window from the genome of Castellaniella sp. MT123 encodes:
- a CDS encoding ATP-binding protein — protein sequence MSKTSVQKIEVRQGIDPEYFSNILTKDVTTLECILELVDNAVDAARDKILRRKSVKLDRYGLPADYSGYTINVDFEDGSIKFTDDCTGIPESTLRNSVFVVGAMSSHSFGIGRFGIGLKRALFGLGTRYIVESDTGRFSARLDLDISEMRDFKAPLIATRRPSNGKSRMFIHVTQLHERVKSEIKQAGWDGSISKQLSRRYGLLIDKGFQIRVNGNSISRFGPGLRDIAGVKRKSSDVRLVDGVDVYIDSGMHEDYRLTSEADHRTKANASLTDQFGWYFVCNDRIVEVATRENSLGWTARWHQEYYGFVGWVRFVARNPQNLPWDTKKSRIDPYSTVFMAISERLQSFAEHYKKQNKKERISPSGGDRNSPPSNEPNDRPVRGATDKPVKSTPKPLPPHSHNENWKTLLPPLGFEVKNRKLAALVFEAEQLSLTHCYAGSMLLRTLMEMALLAHLRSRRKLGQVIEEVRKKANDSTEKSETAATSMDRLTLNEMLRWLANNEIYFPEEVRRDCVFSRKKFATNLKELNGIVHDGDLTNSDKLRSARDDAMPLLEFLLASFAG from the coding sequence ATGAGCAAAACCTCCGTCCAAAAAATCGAAGTAAGGCAGGGTATTGATCCGGAGTATTTTTCCAATATTCTTACCAAGGATGTAACGACACTCGAATGTATTCTCGAGCTCGTCGACAATGCGGTCGACGCTGCCCGTGACAAGATACTCCGGCGGAAATCTGTAAAACTGGACCGCTACGGTCTACCCGCTGACTATAGCGGCTATACAATTAACGTGGACTTTGAGGACGGTAGTATCAAGTTCACGGACGATTGTACCGGCATCCCGGAAAGTACCTTGCGAAATAGTGTGTTCGTTGTTGGAGCAATGTCATCCCATTCGTTCGGTATCGGTCGATTCGGTATCGGTTTGAAGCGTGCTCTCTTTGGTCTCGGCACAAGGTATATCGTCGAGAGTGATACCGGCAGATTCTCCGCGCGATTGGATCTCGACATCTCTGAGATGCGCGATTTTAAGGCGCCGCTTATAGCAACGCGTCGCCCAAGCAACGGTAAGTCGCGCATGTTCATTCATGTTACACAGCTACATGAACGTGTAAAGAGCGAGATCAAACAGGCTGGTTGGGATGGTTCGATTTCCAAGCAACTTTCCAGGCGCTATGGCCTGCTTATTGACAAGGGTTTCCAAATTAGAGTCAATGGTAATTCGATTTCGCGATTTGGCCCCGGGCTGCGCGATATCGCAGGGGTAAAGCGGAAGTCAAGCGACGTTCGCTTGGTCGATGGCGTGGATGTATATATCGACTCCGGCATGCATGAGGACTATCGACTAACGTCCGAGGCTGACCATAGAACGAAAGCCAATGCGTCTTTAACGGATCAGTTCGGTTGGTATTTTGTTTGCAATGATCGTATTGTTGAAGTCGCAACCCGAGAGAATAGTCTTGGGTGGACTGCTCGTTGGCATCAGGAATACTACGGTTTCGTCGGGTGGGTGAGATTCGTTGCGAGGAATCCGCAGAACCTGCCCTGGGATACGAAAAAATCACGGATTGATCCGTATTCCACAGTCTTTATGGCGATAAGCGAACGATTGCAATCCTTCGCGGAGCACTACAAGAAGCAGAATAAGAAAGAGCGCATCTCGCCGTCCGGGGGTGACAGGAATTCGCCTCCCTCCAATGAGCCGAACGATAGGCCTGTTAGGGGGGCGACCGATAAACCCGTCAAGTCTACCCCGAAGCCATTGCCCCCCCACTCTCACAACGAGAATTGGAAAACGCTACTACCGCCGCTAGGATTCGAAGTCAAGAATCGGAAGCTTGCAGCCTTGGTCTTTGAAGCCGAGCAACTAAGCCTAACGCACTGCTATGCGGGCTCGATGCTCTTGCGTACTCTCATGGAGATGGCTTTGTTGGCACACTTGCGTTCTCGGCGCAAGCTTGGCCAAGTTATCGAGGAGGTGCGGAAGAAGGCGAATGATTCGACGGAGAAATCCGAGACAGCGGCCACTTCGATGGATCGATTGACGCTCAATGAGATGTTGCGCTGGCTAGCAAACAATGAAATCTACTTCCCGGAGGAGGTGCGCAGGGACTGCGTGTTCTCACGCAAGAAATTCGCCACCAACCTCAAGGAATTGAATGGCATTGTGCACGACGGGGATCTAACCAACAGCGATAAATTGCGCTCGGCCCGAGACGACGCCATGCCGCTTCTCGAGTTTCTGTTGGCTAGTTTTGCTGGCTGA
- a CDS encoding antitoxin Xre/MbcA/ParS toxin-binding domain-containing protein has product MYAEILRETGYAAYRGRLKALLGIPEDASEIQIHDCIVDGFPASRLIELCERGDMTPVERDQIIPLRTLKHRLAKDQPLTVTESDRLFRAAHITAMAETIFGGRDKAKRWLDKPKERFEGHSPMTMLSSLQGTRQVEEMLIQLAEGYSF; this is encoded by the coding sequence ATGTACGCTGAAATCCTGCGCGAAACCGGCTACGCCGCCTACCGTGGCCGACTGAAAGCCTTGCTGGGCATCCCCGAAGATGCCAGCGAGATCCAGATCCACGACTGCATCGTGGACGGCTTTCCCGCCAGCCGGCTGATCGAACTTTGCGAAAGGGGCGACATGACGCCGGTGGAGCGCGACCAGATCATCCCGCTGCGCACCCTCAAGCATCGCCTGGCCAAGGACCAGCCCCTGACCGTGACCGAAAGCGACCGGCTCTTCCGTGCTGCGCACATCACGGCCATGGCTGAAACCATCTTTGGCGGCCGCGACAAGGCCAAGCGCTGGCTGGACAAGCCCAAGGAACGGTTCGAAGGGCACAGCCCCATGACGATGCTGTCCAGCCTGCAAGGCACGCGCCAGGTCGAGGAAATGCTGATCCAGCTGGCTGAAGGGTATTCGTTTTGA
- a CDS encoding O-methyltransferase produces the protein MTSSPSFERIDYQLRYNKHIERKMIFDLLLRAHQHVGLVNHRYLGLGSIWFADFRLAHRMLGMHNMVSMEHEPYADRARFNSPYHSIDVKGGDSSTTLDELDWTTPTISWLDYDGALTPSMSSDIRKVLEKSPVDSILIVTVNAARGTYRPRQGPAQRKRSDTALGQIEAILMQGVVSQRFEPPEGGASHGDVREAEFPEFLAEAILAFMMHVAGNAGHTTVDKSRDAVPVVFLPLFNFCHKDNADMVTVGGALIPLGSSVWLEGVAADVLVDSVTALPRHLRLDLVPLTLKEKLVLDSCLPAAETGNFVERAKAHGICIDDADLVKYWQHYHHFPVFFETPI, from the coding sequence ATGACATCGAGCCCTTCCTTCGAGCGCATCGACTATCAGCTTCGCTACAACAAGCACATTGAACGCAAGATGATCTTCGATCTGCTGTTGCGTGCGCATCAGCACGTTGGGCTAGTGAATCATCGATACCTTGGTCTGGGATCGATTTGGTTTGCGGATTTCCGTCTCGCCCATCGGATGCTTGGAATGCACAACATGGTGTCGATGGAACATGAACCATATGCCGACAGAGCTAGGTTCAATTCGCCATATCACTCCATCGACGTGAAAGGCGGAGATAGTTCTACAACTCTCGATGAGCTCGACTGGACCACGCCGACGATCTCGTGGCTGGACTATGATGGCGCGCTCACGCCAAGTATGTCCTCCGATATCCGCAAAGTTCTGGAAAAGTCGCCGGTCGACTCGATTCTGATCGTTACCGTAAATGCAGCTCGCGGAACGTATCGTCCGCGCCAGGGACCGGCACAGCGCAAGAGAAGCGATACGGCGCTCGGGCAGATCGAAGCCATACTAATGCAAGGTGTCGTGTCGCAGCGCTTCGAACCGCCCGAGGGCGGCGCTTCGCATGGTGATGTTCGCGAGGCGGAATTCCCCGAGTTTCTTGCGGAGGCCATTCTCGCGTTCATGATGCATGTGGCTGGAAATGCCGGTCATACTACAGTGGACAAGAGTAGGGACGCTGTGCCGGTCGTATTTCTGCCGCTATTCAACTTTTGCCACAAGGACAACGCCGACATGGTTACGGTCGGTGGAGCTCTCATTCCTTTGGGATCGTCGGTTTGGTTAGAAGGCGTTGCCGCTGACGTTCTCGTGGATTCAGTCACTGCATTGCCTCGCCACCTCCGCTTGGACCTTGTGCCTCTGACGTTGAAGGAGAAGCTCGTCCTTGATTCGTGCCTGCCGGCTGCGGAAACGGGCAACTTCGTCGAACGCGCGAAGGCCCACGGAATTTGCATCGATGATGCCGACCTGGTCAAGTACTGGCAGCACTATCACCACTTTCCTGTGTTTTTCGAAACACCGATTTAA
- a CDS encoding MFS transporter, with protein sequence MNRNLLLLAICQGLFLVNNVTFIAINGLVGLELAPYPWMATLPIMGYVVGGALAAPLVSQTQTRYGRRNSFQIGLIVALGSALLAALAAQYRLFGLLMLATVVAGYYNANGQLYRFAATELARPDWHEKAVSLVLAGGLLGGVVGPNLASWTRLVLPVPFVGAYLALAVVALLAMGLMALIDFPHEPHRQRHTSTGRPMRQILRQPVFFIATLGAAIGYGVMNLLMAATPLVMGLGVLLMALCVAIALSGSEMGHFMAALALLGVGWNFLFTGSTTLALGAYRPEEKDRAQAAINFWVFITMALTSFTSGAVATTGGWAWLNIGALPALALVAMALLWLWRRDQLYRDTVAD encoded by the coding sequence ATGAACCGCAATCTTCTGCTGCTGGCCATCTGCCAGGGACTGTTCCTGGTCAACAACGTGACCTTCATCGCCATCAATGGCCTGGTCGGGCTCGAACTGGCGCCCTATCCCTGGATGGCCACGCTGCCGATCATGGGTTACGTAGTGGGCGGCGCGCTGGCCGCCCCACTGGTGTCACAGACACAGACACGATATGGCCGACGCAATTCCTTCCAGATCGGCCTGATCGTGGCGCTGGGTTCGGCGCTGCTGGCCGCGCTGGCCGCGCAGTACCGGCTTTTCGGGCTACTGATGCTGGCTACCGTCGTGGCCGGATACTACAACGCCAACGGCCAGCTCTACCGCTTTGCCGCGACCGAGCTGGCCCGCCCCGACTGGCATGAAAAGGCCGTGTCCCTGGTGCTGGCCGGCGGGCTGCTGGGCGGCGTGGTCGGGCCCAACCTCGCCAGCTGGACCCGCCTGGTGCTTCCCGTCCCCTTCGTCGGCGCCTATCTGGCCCTCGCCGTGGTGGCGCTGCTGGCCATGGGCCTGATGGCTCTGATCGATTTCCCGCACGAGCCGCATCGGCAGCGCCACACATCCACAGGGCGCCCCATGCGCCAGATCCTGCGCCAGCCTGTGTTCTTCATCGCGACGCTGGGCGCAGCGATCGGGTACGGCGTCATGAACCTGCTCATGGCCGCCACGCCGCTGGTCATGGGGCTGGGGGTACTGCTGATGGCGCTGTGCGTGGCCATCGCGCTCTCGGGCTCCGAGATGGGGCATTTCATGGCGGCCCTGGCCCTGCTGGGGGTCGGCTGGAACTTCCTGTTCACCGGCAGCACGACACTGGCACTGGGCGCCTACCGCCCGGAAGAAAAGGACCGCGCCCAGGCAGCCATCAATTTCTGGGTCTTCATCACCATGGCACTGACTTCGTTCACATCAGGCGCCGTCGCCACCACCGGCGGCTGGGCCTGGCTCAATATCGGGGCGCTGCCCGCGTTGGCGCTGGTCGCCATGGCCCTGCTGTGGCTGTGGCGGCGGGATCAGCTGTATCGGGACACGGTGGCCGACTGA
- a CDS encoding RES family NAD+ phosphorylase, whose translation MILWRISAFPDLTGRGGLFASGRWHHAGNPVVYLSESPASAMLEILVHLEVDPEDLPEQLRLMRVDIPDAVAASVQSPDLPASWFEDDALTRHIGDTWLHDQGTALLRVPSAIMPHTHNWLLNPLHPLAQQITLSIETLRLDGRLFRDRRAIGAIRGIGGNAR comes from the coding sequence TTGATCCTGTGGCGCATCAGTGCGTTTCCCGACCTGACGGGGCGCGGCGGCCTGTTCGCCTCCGGCCGGTGGCACCACGCGGGGAATCCGGTCGTCTATCTGTCCGAAAGCCCAGCCAGCGCCATGCTGGAAATCCTGGTCCACCTGGAGGTGGATCCGGAAGACCTGCCGGAACAGCTGCGTCTGATGCGCGTCGATATTCCGGATGCCGTCGCTGCCAGCGTCCAAAGCCCAGACCTGCCCGCCAGTTGGTTCGAGGATGACGCGCTGACCCGACACATCGGCGACACATGGCTGCACGATCAAGGCACCGCGCTCCTGCGGGTGCCCAGCGCTATCATGCCGCATACGCACAACTGGCTGCTTAATCCCTTGCACCCGCTGGCGCAACAGATCACGCTCAGCATCGAGACCCTGCGTCTGGACGGACGTCTGTTCCGGGACCGGCGGGCAATAGGCGCAATACGGGGAATCGGCGGAAATGCTCGATGA
- a CDS encoding ATP-binding protein: MATDAGSQQSKVIHADPTKDFFVKMITRDIELRDCLFDLLDNSIDGARRAVDSSAQRPLAGKFAHITLDRDGFLITDNCGGIRLSDAISYAFHFGRRAGSPTDVSGGIGLYGIGMKRAIFKMGNKAAVLSEAEDACFRVTIDVPTWEASTSWDFEYEDATRTGVNGTSISITSLNPGVAAAFEDPVWRNRLITRIARDYAFFLSKGFEIKIGDQPVPLYSYNLRENENLQPVTAAYMDEGVHVRIVAGLIDDLPDDIPAELAQKDVDRFGWTVICNDRVVLAGDKTERTIWGRDEFKMWHPQYNGFAGFVFFEAEDQRLLPWTTTKREVDSSHQLYRRTLVKLREITEDFTAYTNRRKEDLAAAKEAERPRLQVDVYAARDVKPLRLPGVATAKPADPLVNITFKRKLSEVDDIRRHLSNLAMSYRDVGIATFDYYMEVELGK; the protein is encoded by the coding sequence ATGGCGACAGATGCTGGCTCGCAGCAGTCCAAGGTAATTCATGCCGATCCAACCAAGGACTTCTTTGTAAAGATGATCACGAGAGATATCGAGTTGCGCGATTGCCTGTTCGATCTCCTCGATAACTCCATCGACGGGGCCAGGAGGGCTGTTGATAGCTCTGCGCAGAGACCCCTAGCAGGGAAATTTGCTCATATCACCTTAGACCGCGACGGTTTTCTGATTACGGATAATTGTGGCGGCATTAGGCTTAGCGACGCGATCAGCTACGCGTTTCACTTCGGCCGCCGTGCCGGCAGTCCTACCGATGTATCAGGAGGGATCGGCCTTTACGGCATCGGCATGAAGCGAGCTATCTTCAAAATGGGCAACAAGGCAGCTGTTCTGAGCGAAGCTGAGGACGCGTGCTTTCGTGTGACCATCGACGTTCCCACTTGGGAGGCCAGCACTAGCTGGGATTTCGAGTACGAGGATGCTACACGGACTGGCGTCAATGGGACATCGATTTCGATTACATCCTTGAATCCGGGCGTTGCGGCCGCTTTCGAGGATCCCGTATGGCGCAACCGACTCATTACCCGCATCGCTCGAGACTACGCATTTTTCCTCTCCAAAGGTTTCGAGATCAAGATCGGCGACCAGCCGGTCCCTTTGTATAGCTATAACCTTCGTGAGAACGAGAATCTTCAGCCGGTCACCGCTGCCTATATGGACGAAGGTGTTCACGTGCGAATCGTAGCAGGGTTGATCGACGACCTTCCCGACGATATTCCCGCTGAGCTGGCACAGAAGGATGTGGACCGTTTCGGTTGGACGGTTATCTGCAATGACCGGGTCGTTCTTGCGGGCGATAAGACCGAGAGGACGATCTGGGGACGCGACGAATTCAAGATGTGGCACCCGCAATACAACGGCTTTGCAGGGTTCGTGTTTTTCGAAGCCGAAGATCAGCGGCTGTTGCCGTGGACCACAACAAAGCGCGAGGTGGATAGCTCGCACCAGCTGTATCGGAGAACACTAGTCAAGTTAAGGGAAATTACGGAGGATTTTACGGCTTACACGAATCGGCGGAAGGAAGACCTTGCAGCTGCGAAGGAGGCCGAACGCCCGCGACTGCAAGTCGATGTCTATGCCGCTCGCGATGTAAAGCCGCTGCGTCTACCCGGTGTCGCTACAGCGAAGCCGGCCGATCCATTAGTCAACATCACATTCAAAAGAAAGCTTAGTGAGGTGGATGATATTCGACGGCACCTCAGCAATCTTGCGATGTCCTATAGGGATGTTGGGATCGCGACCTTCGACTACTACATGGAAGTGGAACTCGGAAAATGA
- a CDS encoding glutamyl-Q tRNA(Asp) synthetase — protein sequence MPILPDPEPYVGRFAPSPSGPLHAGSLVAALASFLDARVHQGRWLLRIEDIDEPRTVPGADRTILHQLRTLGLHWDEEPVWQTRRHALYEQAFARLQAAGRVYGCTCTRRELPPGPYPGTCRPRPNPQAPQTPPHDHIGFPLARSIAPDFAHDETLAPPDATASQRQPAARPSSWRFLVEPGIETFQDRWLGEQSQDVAGEVGDFIIRRADGLWAYQLVVVVDDGLQGITDIVRGADLLDSTARQRQLARALGLPCPRVLHTPLIRDRDGRKLSKQNHAPALNLGQPLECLQQAWAALGFDRLPATALAAFWPQAMAQWRQRFGRN from the coding sequence ATGCCAATCCTGCCTGATCCCGAACCCTACGTCGGCCGCTTCGCCCCCAGCCCCAGCGGTCCGCTGCACGCCGGGTCCCTGGTGGCGGCGCTGGCCAGCTTTCTGGACGCCCGGGTCCACCAGGGCCGCTGGCTGCTGCGCATCGAGGACATCGACGAACCCCGCACCGTCCCGGGCGCGGACCGGACGATCCTGCACCAGTTGCGGACCCTGGGCCTGCATTGGGACGAGGAGCCGGTCTGGCAGACGCGGCGGCATGCGCTCTATGAACAAGCCTTCGCCCGGCTGCAAGCAGCGGGCCGCGTCTATGGCTGCACCTGCACCCGGCGCGAACTGCCGCCCGGGCCGTATCCGGGCACGTGTCGTCCCCGGCCCAATCCCCAAGCGCCCCAGACCCCACCGCACGATCACATCGGATTCCCACTAGCTCGGTCGATCGCACCAGACTTCGCACATGACGAGACGTTGGCCCCCCCGGACGCAACGGCATCACAGCGGCAACCCGCTGCCCGTCCGTCGTCCTGGCGCTTTCTGGTCGAGCCGGGCATCGAAACCTTCCAGGACCGCTGGTTGGGCGAGCAATCCCAGGACGTGGCCGGCGAAGTGGGCGATTTCATCATCCGCCGGGCCGACGGCCTGTGGGCCTACCAACTCGTCGTGGTGGTGGACGATGGTCTGCAGGGCATCACCGACATCGTGCGTGGGGCCGATCTGCTGGACTCGACGGCCCGTCAGCGCCAGCTGGCCCGGGCCCTGGGCCTGCCCTGCCCGCGCGTGCTGCACACCCCGCTGATCCGCGACCGCGACGGGCGCAAACTGTCCAAGCAGAATCACGCCCCCGCCCTGAACCTGGGACAGCCGCTGGAGTGCCTGCAACAGGCCTGGGCGGCCCTGGGATTCGATCGCCTGCCAGCCACCGCACTGGCGGCGTTCTGGCCGCAGGCCATGGCGCAATGGAGGCAGCGGTTCGGCCGGAATTAA
- a CDS encoding DUF494 domain-containing protein: MYDILVYLFENYYTPQACPRAEILASKLAAAGFEHEDIDDALNWLRGLASTTERCLALGTVQETAGQASRIYTDNEYQALGSEAIGFIVFLENSGSLPTALREILIETAQVADHSPLSLSEIKVLALMVLWSQEAEVDHLVFEELLADETQRPSH; the protein is encoded by the coding sequence ATGTACGATATTCTGGTCTACCTGTTTGAAAACTACTACACGCCCCAGGCCTGCCCGCGCGCAGAGATCCTGGCCAGCAAGCTGGCGGCCGCCGGGTTCGAACACGAGGACATCGACGATGCCCTGAACTGGCTACGGGGCCTGGCCAGCACAACCGAACGCTGCCTTGCCCTGGGCACCGTCCAGGAAACCGCCGGCCAGGCGTCCCGCATCTACACTGACAATGAATACCAAGCACTTGGCAGCGAGGCCATCGGCTTCATCGTATTCCTGGAAAATTCCGGCAGCCTGCCCACAGCCTTGCGCGAAATCCTGATCGAAACGGCCCAGGTGGCCGACCATTCACCGCTGTCGCTGTCCGAGATCAAAGTATTGGCGCTGATGGTGCTCTGGAGCCAGGAGGCCGAAGTCGACCATCTGGTCTTCGAGGAACTGCTGGCCGACGAAACTCAGCGGCCCAGCCACTGA